Part of the Spea bombifrons isolate aSpeBom1 chromosome 3, aSpeBom1.2.pri, whole genome shotgun sequence genome, aaaCGCACAGCCTGAACCTGCTGTAGTGTTTATATGATATTCTTAAACTGTAATGCTATATTCTATtggattaaatatatttttataaatatatctaaagttaaaaaagcatttaataaaCAAGTAGCACCAATATAGCAAATTAGgggacaataatatatatatacacatatatatatatatatatatatatatatatatatatatacacctttaCAGTGGGTAACCTGATCAGGACCTGAGCTTTTATCTCCAAACATCAATTAACGGGCTTTCCCAGGCATCTATTGGTTTCCCTTCATCAAGCGTTAGGAAGTGACCCGATACGGGTCACTGACTGGAAATTTAGGGTCAGCTAATCCATCTTTTTTCATCAATGCACTTTTTGTTGTTTCCTTTTAATTGCAAAAGTTGTCACTTAAAAGGGCCCTTGTCTATTCAACACACTtgagtggcttttttttttttataacatcacTGCAATATGTACACCCCAATATGCAAATGAGGAGATCCCAGCTATTATGTTTCACTGTCACATCATGCAACACGGTTACTGAAGTACATACAATTtggcatgttttattttttcaaacataCTAATGAATAATCATATGTTTGGCCAATATGGGGATGATAGGACTGGGGCCCAAATAATTCGAGAATGCAAAatcaaaatcattttatttaaaaatgcccACAATTACCCGTTAACAGATCATAAATAACCATTTATACGTTTTGTTGACACTTGTTTTAGATACAGCAGCAGTCGTTAAGATATGTTATGATAAAACACTTGAACTAACATCGCTCTCTTGTGTTTAGAACAGAGTATCACTAAAGCTCAAAGCTATTCATAACAGCTTGTCTCCTGTGTTTAGAACACAGCATTGGCTGTAATTTTACATACCATTTCTTCTATTACCCGTCTCTGTATTTAGAGCACTGCGTGAATCATTTGTAATCTTTAATAGCACTTATTCTCGGATTACCTGTCTCTTGTGTCTGACACCCTCTCTCCTCACTGTCTGCTCTGTTCACGTCTATCAATATCTTTGTGCGAttggcaaaaaacaaaacaaaaacaaaaacttttttttatataaactggTCCACTTTAAGAACAGATTATGTCTTGTTTCCAAGTGtatgaattttatttaaatttttttatatattttttaaaatcaactACCAATATTATAGAAGTTTACAGCTTTTGAATTAAATGTGACagatctaaaataaaatataataaacaataaccATTTCCGATCAGAAGACATCCAGGCTGATGTTGTTGGGCTTTGTTAGTTTGTCCAGCATGCCTCGTCCAAGTCTAGAGGCGAAAAGTGCAGCAATCTGATCGCTTCCGCTCTTCATGGCCAGATCATGCGCAGTCATCCCtttgtcatttttcttttttatacttGCATTGCatctgaacagaaaaaaaaacacataattaataaaaattttatCTTGTTAACTAAATTTGGCAGAATCGTAGTAAAGCCATGGATCGTTAATCGCACTCTGCACTTGTATCATCGACAACTCAACGGAGCCTTTAATAGAGGAAGCTTGGAGCTGCTGGTCTTAATCGCTACGATTCATTTGAGGATGCCTTATTGCCCATTTGGAATAGCCACACGTTAGTAAATAAACTTCTTTGGGCCCTTGACAGTTTATGAAAGGTCATGAATAGTAGCTTCTCAATCACAAACACTATTTTAAACGAGGGATTGTGGTTAGTACCGGCTGCATTGACAGATAATACATTTGTACAAAGACTAACGGGCCAagattccttttatttatttatatatatatatttttaaatttcattataaaattaaaataaagcatgGATCAGATCAGATTCCAAGCCACAAAAGGTAAACAAAAACTATTCTGATTATCAGCAACATGAATTGTTATGTATGCTTTCATACATGGAAGGAAACAGTGTTTTATATGATCGCACACACACGATCGTACAGATAGTTCTCCTTACCCCAGAAGCACTTCGGTACATTTCTTGCCTTCCAAGCCAAGCGTGACGGCCTCGTGTAGTGCAGTGTTATTGTGCCTGTCAGACAATTAAATCAGAAACACAATCGCACGTCTTGTCACACTTAAGAAAGAATCCCCAAAACATAAATagaaaatcattattattatttattgttttatatagcgccatcaaattccgtagcgctgtacaatatataCCCTCACTGAGAAGAAAAGTGAATAGACCACAGCTGATAAGAAGACATATTGACCCAGTTACTTATCTAGGAATCCAAACTTTAATCATAAACAGAAACATGGGAACTCAATAACATGCTTTGGATTCTCTGACTGCCTCGGCCATCCTGCATACACTAATAGTCGCCGAAAGGTAGAACGCATGATGGATCGATGGATGCCCCTTTAAAGGTAGAAAAGGTGTATTTGCAGTAAAAAGCAGTAGCCGAAACAAAACTTCCAGCGCTGCTGAGATTACTTACGGCCCAGACTGGTGGTCGATATCAGCCCCTTTCTGTACTAGGACTGGGATTACTTTGTGATGCCTGTTAAGAACAGCCACTGTCAGGACGGGACGCTCTTCGTTATTCGTACAATTAGGATCAGCTCCCTGCAAACACAGATAATTAACAGAAACATCACCACTttttatgtgccttttaacaatatgtaaaataaataataataatattataaaataaagaaatccatGTCTTAGTTTATGGAGTGTACTCAGTGATCACAGCCCTTATTCATTTGAATAGGGATTGATTTCAAATGTTCCTGTGTATGAagtaatataattatatcataGTGATGGTAACTGGGGCAGAGTTGGGCATGGCAACCGTTTGCCCGTACCCACTTGCTGTTTGCCTTGTTGTAGATCTGGTCAGACATACCTCATCTAAGAGCTCTTCTACAACCGCAATGTCTCCTTCTCCCTTTGGACCAACTTCTTTGAGGAGCTTTCGATCTTCAGGCTGTGATTAGCAGCAAAGTCATGTAATGAAACCCATTCCCTCCGTTAACCCTTTGCATACAATATGCTCATTTGCAGAAGGTTAAACGGAAACATCTGCATACAGTTCATGATGACATTATGtcattcagggtttttttttatattaaaccatTTAAAAACCTGAAACTTGGGAAATGCATTAAGGTAATGAGAGGAGGATGTTAATATAGCAGTTGGATTAAATAACACATATTCTATATAGGCTCaaactttaaaaacatgaaCTCATCTCGAAACATACACTGTGTGGGTTATGAGGTTCAGGAAAATGCAGATGAGATGTTTGGGGaagaatattattaatatacacatAGAGTATAGTGTAACAGATAATGGTTTACAATTATAAAATTCTGAATATTTAGTGGCATAAACATAACAGccttataatgtttattttaatttagccTTCATCAGGTCCTTATTTGTTCCGTTTTACATACAGAAAGTCGGTCTTCTTTCTGCAGCGGCTTCcggttcttcttcttcttggccCGTCTTACCCTGGTATTATTGCTCCTGGCGCTTTGGCCATCCTCGCTTGCTATAACAGGGAaggaatcattatttttttttgcataattttacattataaagGTCACCGGCACCTTATCAATAGGCTTGGGGACTTCATTGTTTATCCATACGACAAACTGACATCAACCTCTAAATACATCATGAATATTAACAACATACATAACTTCAAGTATTATTATTCTAACGGCACCTACTTAAAGCCGTATTCTATTTTAGGACTAGCTCACATTTATTACTGCTTGAAGTAAGCCTACGAGTAATCGATGAGCATTAATAGGCAGCTGCTGCATTGGGATAAGCCTTGGAGAgttaaacaatattattaaacactgaTATTTTTAGGGAAGGCTTATTTTAATGGTATtgacaaataaatgtaaaggttttaattaaacaaaaaaaaacctcggCAAGAAAAAGCCCCGATCTCCATGGAGAGAAAAGTTTGCATAATGCGGCCAGAGTTTCCGGAACTAGAAAATTGTCATTCTATATGAAACATCCAGATTTGAGGAGTAAAAGCCCTGATCCAACTGCGGTGTCAGAGCTTTCTCTTTGGATTATATTGGATTATATGTTCTCTCATGTGACTCTCACCTATGCTGGACTGGGTATCGTCAAGATCATCTCTGCCTTCTGTCACCGAGCTCAAGAAGTGATTGTTAGATAATTTCATAGGCTTTCCAGTGAGGACATTCTGAAGAAATGAGAGATGGGTACTCGGTTACTCCATTACTAGACATACCTACATTGTATGCACCAAGCGATAAAGGTTTCCAATATCACACAGATGCATCAAAAAGTGACCTccaactattaaccccttaaggtctctaaacccattgaaaacaatgcattttgagcctgtacaaggggttaatataataaGTCACTGTATAAGTTTCTATGCGCTATTGCACAATGCCTACTAAATACTGATTTCTATAGCGCATGTATAGAGCAATATAGCACAATCATATTCCACTGGACTTTATCATGGGCAAGACAGGACTAGTTAGGCGGGCTGTGCCCAAGCTTAGAAACacgtttacaatctagaaagaaTGCATAACTGTAGCTTTATAGCTTCTGGAAACGAGCAGTGTGAGACCTAACTGTTACAAAGCCGTAGTTATAGGTAATGCAGTGACCCCTCTGACTGTACTGTTACCACCGCACCCCCTAGTGGTACATTTTAGAAGTGCTCTTCAGTCATTATACAGCCGCTAGTAGCAGTGCTCTCATTGTTATTATAATGCAAACCACTTATCATGATTTGTACATCAACAGAATATATATCAGGGAATATTAACTTTGACAGCTTTTGCCAGTAGATGATACTGACCTTGTCTGTTACCAAGACATAATTTAACCTCAGGCTGACTTCATAGCCATCTTCATGAACTGTCGCTGATATAATCTACAAATGAACAAACATGGGATGCCTTATTCGTACTGTAATCAGAAGGGGTATCAAAAATTAGACTTAGTTTAGATTACTGGCACGATGTATTTCTCTCTAATTTGCAGCCAACATTGTGACTTTTCACACTCACAATAGGATTTATGAATGAATCTAGCAAAGCACTTGGGAAAACATCAAAAAGCACAGATTGATAGTCATGGGTGTGAAGGCACAGatttatcaatatattttaGCATAAAATAGCATATTTCCCCAGTTATTACTGAACTAAACATGACAGCATTTCCACACTCTGTGACATATACAATGAAGCTGCCGTGACATTTTCTTTGATTTACTTTCACATAAACCAGACAAACAAAACTAGGGGCCATTCTTATTGCCTAACTGTGCTTCAGGACTTACCACAGGATAAAAGACAACgtgtgaagaaaaagaaagaaacaaacagaagtgaaaaggacattttattattatatgtagatAGTATACAGTGCTACGGGGTGAATGGAAAGGAGTTTTATTGATGGGATGGTAGAACATTTACTTTAGGGGATCCAATTGAATTTATGAGACCACTTATCACACCTATTTTGGTTTCTTAATTGCAATGAAAAACTTCTCAGTGGCAACAGTGTATATGGTCTTGTGGGTATTAACAGCTCCATCAGACAGGGACAGCAGGCCCAGGCAACTTAAAAAGTTCTCTTATTTGTGCCTTTGGTTTTATGCTACGTTATTTTCCTTACCCTACCCATCCGCGGTTGTCCGATTAAAGCCTTGAAATCAGAATTGTTCTGCGTATAGCAGCGAAGGTGGGCACTGATATGATCCAGCTGCTGTCTCCAAAAACCTGGGAAAAAAAGCATTGACAGCCATTCATTTAATCTGTAGTTATTTACATCTTATCTGCCGTAGAACCCAACCGTGCTTTGCCTTAAAACATCCAGGACATTTATTGAAATGGAAAATGTGAAGGTAAAACGTtcaatctttgtttttttagcatTGCATAGAATGTTCCATTTATAAAAACTAAAAGCAATCTAATCTTGCATATGATTTTGTTAACTTGCATGTCTGTATCAGCCTCTATGGCATACTTAGGAACTCTCTGGCCTGACTAATCCTCTCCCTTTACAAAAGCCACCCAGAAGAAAGAGAGCTGCAGGTAGCCCAGACATGGCGGCTCCCAGGTATTAACCAATTTGACCTTTGACCTCACCTCTGCCTGGACTGATGGCTGTTACAAGCGGCTTGCGGTCGCTCATCTTCTCTTTCTTGTCCCTCTCTGACAGCAGctccatttctttcttttccatcAGCTTGCTAGAAGGGTAAAATAATCCAACGGTCTGGGTTCCCCTGTCCATTTTCTCGGAGTCAAGTCTAGCTTTAGGCAACGTGAGTGTTACAGGTTGCCAGGACGCATGCTTCTCAACATCCTGGTGATACATATTGTATTACAAAATGAGTAACAACGAAACAAATCACAAGAGGCTGAATTGGTATTATGCCAAAATCAAGATGTACTTCTCCAGTGTTAGGGGTTCACGGATGAGGAATATGCACAAAAGCTGATGTTTAAAAAGCCACAAGACCTTTTGGCAGCCCGGTGAACCAAATAGGGACCTCTACCTGTTTCGGAGAGGCATGTACAGATGAAGAAATACTTGTCGCATCCAGCAGCCAGTGGCTGTTTCTAGCAATGATTTGTGGATGTTGAAGTTTAGTAACAGATGGAAGCCCCTATATGACCCACAATACTTTGGCACATGGAAAAGTAACTTGATTATTGGGTAAAGCAGAACACTGACTTAATGCAGACTCTCTGGAATCATAagtaatgtaagaaaaaaggttttgcaaGGACACGCGTGTCCCAAATGGCTGCATCCCACGGTGGCGCCTTCATCAGAATAAAGTCTAACTTACTGCTCCTCCAAGGTTTATCGATCATCactgttttactagtaaatttCACAgcaagtgtatatgtttatacaaCATCATGCAACTAAAAGACAGTCATCTGACTTATAATAAATTATCACACAAGCCAGCTTACTCCAGAAAATGACGCCGGATGCTCTCTGCTGCTTAACATCTTGCTGTTCATGGTGGAATATCTCGGCGGAGGCTCTAGATAGACCCCGCAGGAGATACAGAAGCGGGCGTTAGGATGATTGCTCGCACTACACTTAGTGCATGTGAGATAATGCAAAGAGGGACCAGGCTgcaaaatagaaaacatattaTGGTTGGAACAAAACAACATTGCTGTTCGTAAATGACCATGTACTGGCACCTCCTGGCATTATGAAGGGTAGCCGTACCTTTGCCCCACACCAGTCACAAAACCTGGCATCAGCAAGATTGACTCGGCCACATTTGGAGCAGGACTGCATCTTCCCGTGCTGGTTGGGTAAGGGAGGTGAAGACTCGCCACTAAAAACGGGCTGCGGTAAGAAAAGCACAATGTGCAGGTCAAGTTCACATGTTTCAAACAAGAGATCTAAATGTAATAGAAAAACACCAAAGACGTCCTTCATTAAGATGCAATAATAAAACGGTCACTAGTTCCTCCaggtaaatgtattttgaaaatGGCTTGTAATAAATACTCCAATGTACAGCTCATTTGAAAAGAGGgaatatacttttattatacaaatattttattattaaagttatactacactatatagttttcctttctttatgcaCTCCAgatcttagtttttttttataaaaaagagATGGTCTTAATTTTAGAACGACACCACCATTTAAAATATGTAGACCAATGCGTACCGTTTGAGCGGTTGGCAGCTTGGCTTCACACGTCACGCAGTGCTTAAGGTTAATTGGATTCCCAGTTCCACAAAATCGACAGATCGCTTtgtccttttaataaaaaaatttgttACTAAAGCAAAGAATagaatcagcacaaaaactcAGTATCTGTTTGGATGGACTTTATATACAGAAAAATCATTGCTCTTGCCATGAGTCCCAACGTCAAGAGCATCCCAAGAGCACAACCATTACCACATTTTCCAGGTAAAGTTAAATGTAAATGCAAACGGTTCTTAGCCCTGCAAAGTGAATAAACCCTGTCTAGGAGAAGCCTGGATCCTTTCAGATCTTGTTACCGATACCTGGATATCTCAAGAGCCAATGATCCCTTGGACCTCTTTATATAGAAACGCTATATTACATTTTCCCAGCTACTATTGGGTTAATTGTCTTAAAGTGATGTCACGTTTGAATGTCCGGGCTGAATTTCAGGCTATAACTGTGCCGTACGTATGCTGGAAACGGTTTAGCGCTGAATACATTTGCAAgcagtaaacaaataaaaatatacaaacacacatacaacataaccaattttttttcctctttgatGGGACAGAACATTCTCTTATAAGTGGTAATTTACCTTTAAGTGTATGCTGGCTTGGGGCTGCATCTGGTTGATCAATGGAGCTTCACACACAATGCACAATGGCGTGTTCATTGGGACCATGGTCTTGCACTCCACACACAAACCCATCTGGGCAGCGGACACAGAAACAGCAGTCACTACACACTTATTCTACAGTTATATACAACAATATGGAAAGAAACAGACATTCaaacaaaatagttttgttCTCCCAAACTCATAAGCATATCTATTCAGTAGCAAAGCCAGGATGATCCAATCCATTTCCTggcctgaagttctctcccttctccttgcCCACCCCTAAAATTAACAACAACAATAGATCAGTGATAACTTATTGGGGATGAATAATTGTTCGGTTCATAGAAACAGAAAGTTAAGATACCTTTCCCAACGGTATACACACTAGGTtggtttttaatacatattgctttatttaataataataaagacagaAAGAAGTGTCCTTACCTGAGCACCTTCAGGGGGAGGCAGGCGGCGTCCGGGTATCGGTGGGACAGGGGCACCACAGTCCTGACAGAAGTGAGCAAATGGGTCTGATGGGCGAGGGGCTAAACAGTGAGCAcacctaaaattaaaaaagtcagttttaatatttttccctTACTTTTTTTGGAAGCACAATTAAGGGTTCAAATACTTAAATAAG contains:
- the DZANK1 gene encoding double zinc ribbon and ankyrin repeat-containing protein 1 is translated as MTAGSISVPQIIPLRVPPPGRSKYEVDTTTAIEIKSDSPDVTIYYTLDGSKPDVLRKVGFRENTTLKYRGPFTLPDGKITLKALAVSKDGRESGTVTKVFIVEYVPPIIDSSDEDNDENFLKELSKKDLGTSISPAKPKMQTRPSQRTTAWDEAAETFRDPDVDGRTSNRSFKGPRFLNSRLGKHSTAEEPASAPQTQRSQVNGFTEAAVTKSLTSTQTMRIQRETDFLKCAHCLAPRPSDPFAHFCQDCGAPVPPIPGRRLPPPEGAQMGLCVECKTMVPMNTPLCIVCEAPLINQMQPQASIHLKDKAICRFCGTGNPINLKHCVTCEAKLPTAQTPVFSGESSPPLPNQHGKMQSCSKCGRVNLADARFCDWCGAKPGPSLHYLTCTKCSASNHPNARFCISCGVYLEPPPRYSTMNSKMLSSREHPASFSGDVEKHASWQPVTLTLPKARLDSEKMDRGTQTVGLFYPSSKLMEKKEMELLSERDKKEKMSDRKPLVTAISPGRGFWRQQLDHISAHLRCYTQNNSDFKALIGQPRMGRIISATVHEDGYEVSLRLNYVLVTDKNVLTGKPMKLSNNHFLSSVTEGRDDLDDTQSSIASEDGQSARSNNTRVRRAKKKKNRKPLQKEDRLSPEDRKLLKEVGPKGEGDIAVVEELLDEGADPNCTNNEERPVLTVAVLNRHHKVIPVLVQKGADIDHQSGPHNNTALHEAVTLGLEGKKCTEVLLGCNASIKKKNDKGMTAHDLAMKSGSDQIAALFASRLGRGMLDKLTKPNNISLDVF